A genomic region of Trifolium pratense cultivar HEN17-A07 linkage group LG3, ARS_RC_1.1, whole genome shotgun sequence contains the following coding sequences:
- the LOC123913922 gene encoding leucine-rich repeat receptor-like kinase protein SUNN: MWYQKEKLNTPKCKPFHSYKTEMKHITYYLLAFFCLLFTSSSSLTDLDALLKLKKSMKGEKTKEDLLKDWKFSTSFSAHCSFSGVTCDQDQRVIALNITQVPLFGHLSKEIGALDKLESLIITMDNLTGELPVEISKLTSLKILNISHNMFSGNFPGNMTLGMKKLEVLDAYDNSFDGPLPEEIVRLEQLKLLYLGGNYFSGTIPESYSEFQRLEVLALNLNSLSGKIPKNLSKLKTLKELRLGYNNAYEGGVPPEFGSMKYLRYLEMPSCNLTGEIPPSLGNLENLDSLFLQGNNLTGTIPPELSSMRSLMSLDLSINELSGEIPESFSKLKNLTLLNFFENKFRGSLPAFIGDLPNLETLQVWENNFSFVLPQNLGSNGKFIYFDVTKNHLTGLIPPDLCKSKRLKTFIITDNFFHGPIPKGIGACNSLFKIRVANNFLDGPVPQGIFQLPNVQIMELGNNRFNGQLPSQVFGDSLGILTLSNNLFTGRIPASMKNLRSLQTLLLDSNQFLGEIPEEIFDLPVLTNFNISGNNLTGGIPTTVIRCNSLTAVDFSRNMFTGEVPKGIKNLKVLSILNISHNNMSGLIPDEIRFMTSLTTLDLSYNNFTGSLPTGGQFLVFNDRSFSGNPNLCFPHQSSCISLLYPLRKSHTKIKAIITAIALATAVLLVIVTMHMMRKRKRQMAKAWKLTAFQRLDFKAEEVVECLKEENIIGKGGAGIVYRGSMPNGTDVAIKRLVGQGSGRNDYGFKAEIETLGRIRHRNIMRLLGYVSNKDTNLLLYEYMPNGSLGEWLHGAKGCHLSWEMRYKIAVEAAKGLCYLHHDCSPLIIHRDVKSNNILLDADFEAHVADFGLAKFLYDPGASQSMSSIAGSYGYIAPEYAYTLKVDEKSDVYSFGVVLLELIIGRKPVGEFGDGVDIVGWINKTELELYQPSDKALVSAVVDPRLTGYPLTSVIYMFNIAMMCVKEMGPARPTMREVVHMLTNPPHSITQNLINL, from the exons ATGTGGTAccaaaaagagaaattaaataCACCCAAATGCAAACCATTTCATAGCTACAAAACAGAGATGAAACACATTACATATTATTTGCTTGCATTCTTCTGCTTACTATttacatcttcttcttcattaacCGATCTTGATGCTTTGCTAAAGCTGAAGAAATCAATGAAAGGAGAGAAAACCAAAGAAGATTTACTCAAAGACTGGAAGTTTTCAACTTCCTTTTCAGCTCACTGTTCATTTTCTGGTGTAACATGTGATCAAGATCAACGAGTGATTGCGCTGAACATCACGCAAGTTCCACTCTTCGGACACCTTTCGAAAGAGATTGGAGCTTTGGACAAGCTTGAGAGTTTGATCATCACAATGGACAATCTCACCGGAGAGCTTCCGGTTGAGATTTCCAAACTTACTTCTCTTAAAATCCTCAACATCTCTCACAACATGTTCTCCGGAAACTTCCCCGGTAACATGACGCTCGGTATGAAGAAATTGGAGGTTCTGGATGCTTATGACAATAGCTTCGACGGTCCTCTACCGGAGGAAATCGTTAGGCTTGAGCAACTAAAGTTGTTATATCTGGGCGGGAACTATTTCTCCGGTACTATACCGGAGAGTTACTCGGAGTTTCAAAGGTTGGAGGTTTTAGCCTTAAACTTAAACAGTTTATCGGGGAAGATTCCGAAGAATTTGTCTAAGTTAAAGACGCTGAAGGAACTACGCCTTGGTTACAACAACGCTTACGAAGGTGGAGTTCCACCGGAGTTTGGTTCGATGAAATATCTCCGATACCTTGAAATGCCAAGCTGTAACCTGACCGGAGAGATTCCACCGAGTCTTGGAAATTTGGAAAACCTTGATAGTTTGTTCTTGCAAGGGAACAACCTCACCGGAACAATTCCACCAGAACTCTCTTCCATGAGAAGTCTCATGTCGTTGGATCTCTCCATCAACGAGCTATCGGGAGAGATTCCTGAGAGCTTCTCAAAACTGAAAAACCTTACTCTCTTGAATTTCTTCGAGAACAAGTTTCGCGGTTCACTTCCAGCGTTCATCGGGGATCTTCCTAATCTCGAAACACTTCAggtttgggaaaacaatttctCTTTTGTGTTGCCACAGAATCTCGGTTCCAACGGAAAGTTCATTTACTTTGATGTTACAAAAAACCACCTCACCGGATTGATTCCACCGGATTTGTGCAAATCAAAGAGGTTAAAAACATTTATTATTACAGATAACTTCTTTCACGGCCCGATTCCTAAAGGAATTGGCGCGTGCAACTCACTGTTCAAAATCCGAGTAGCTAATAACTTCTTGGACGGGCCGGTCCCACAAGGAATTTTCCAATTGCCTAATGTTCAGATAATGGAGCTGGGAAATAACCGTTTTAACGGCCAACTACCTTCTCAAGTTTTCGGAGATTCTCTCGGGATTCTCACTCTCTCTAACAACTTATTCACCGGGAGGATTCCCGCTTCCATGAAGAATCTCCGGTCACTACAGACTCTATTGCTTGACTCCAATCAATTTCTCGGAGAAATTCCCGAGGAAATCTTTGACCTACCGGTGTTAACAAATTTCAACATAAGTGGCAACAATCTCACCGGTGGTATTCCAACTACAGTCATTCGGTGTAACTCATTGACCGCCGTTGACTTTAGTCGGAACATGTTTACCGGTGAGGTTCCAAAGGGGATAAAGAATCTAAAGGTTTTAAGCATTTTGAATATTTCACATAACAATATGTCGGGATTAATCCCCGATGAGATTCGATTCATGACAAGCCTCACCACATTGGATCTTTCTTACAACAATTTCACCGGAAGTCTCCCCACGGGTGGTCAGTTTTTAGTCTTCAACGACAGGTCGTTTTCCGGAAACCCTAACCTCTGCTTCCCACACCAATCTTCATGCATTTCCCTTCTATACCCTTTGAGAAAAAGCCACACGAAGATCAAGGCCATTATTACCGCAATTGCTCTCGCAACCGCGGTATTACTAGTAATTGTGACTATGCACATGATGAGGAAGAGGAAACGCCAGATGGCAAAAGCGTGGAAGTTAACGGCGTTTCAAAGGTTAGACTTCAAAGCAGAGGAAGTAGTGGAGTGTCTGAAAGAAGAGAACATAATAGGAAAAGGAGGAGCCGGGATCGTGTACCGAGGGTCCATGCCAAATGGAACGGACGTCGCGATAAAGCGTTTAGTTGGACAAGGAAGTGGTAGAAATGACTATGGTTTCAAAGCTGAGATAGAAACATTGGGAAGAATCAGACACAGAAACATAATGAGACTTTTGGGTTATGTTTCAAATAAGGACACAAATTTGTTGTTGTATGAGTACATGCCTAATGGTAGTTTAGGAGAATGGCTTCATGGTGCAAAAGGTTGTCATTTGAGTTGGGAAATGAGGTATAAAATTGCTGTGGAAGCTGCTAAGGGACTTTGCTATTTGCATCATGATTGTTCACCTCTTATTATTCATAGGGATGTTAAGTCTAATAATATATTGCTTGATGCTGATTTTGAGGCTCATGTTGCTGATTTTGGACTTGCTAAGTTCTTGTATGATCCTGGTGCTTCTCAATCCATGTCCTCTATTGCAGGCTCCTACGGCTACATTGCTCCAG AGTATGCATACACATTGAAAGTGGATGAGAAAAGTGATGTGTATAGTTTTGGAGTGGTCCTATTGGAGCTGATTATAGGAAGAAAACCAGTGGGTGAATTTGGAGATGGTGTAGACATCGTTGGATGGATCAATAAAACTGAACTAGAACTTTATCAGCCGTCCGATAAAGCATTAGTATCGGCTGTAGTAGACCCGCGACTCACTGGATACCCATTAACAAGTGTTATCTACATGTTCAACATAGCTATGATGTGTGTTAAAGAAATGGGACCTGCAAGACCTACCATGAGAGAAGTTGTTCATATGCTCACTAATCCACCTCACTCTATcactcaaaatttaattaatctcTAG
- the LOC123916425 gene encoding uncharacterized protein LOC123916425 isoform X2, whose protein sequence is MASSLLQSSSSSCSWFSSLRMKPNVNVGMVVMPFSPSTLKPVKLCCVMSSDKEEFSEVNSNEGEKTSGVDPIKLAFNKAKAYKESIKSKDGFGIKQNGADGDSLVKESNVVDGVKKEVPDSLKIAMEKAKKYKQNKGVVVSETDLGVEKSGVGEENSVKESNAVDGGKKDMPVSLKIAMEKAKKYKQNKGVEISETNQAEKTSDVDPIKLAFNKAKAYKETIKSNSDLGVEQSVVGEENSVKESNAVDGGKKDVPVALKIAMEKAKKYKQNKGVEVSETNEGLPGGSERTWEENVNDNNVGKKGGLSVSRIDFVGLDFADNKKTRGLPPGLVPFTDSFLDSDLPEVELIVGNADNFNAKTTAPQPEQTMEDESELYKPKVSTWGVFPRPANISKTFGGGRVIRPGDILETDEEKAAKEERTKTQLAAYKKKYGLYIDPKLKSECEEILKDGDLLMDAGKLRDALPYYEKVIDKLPFQEN, encoded by the exons atgGCTTCTTCTTTGTtacaatcttcttcttcatcgtGTTCATGGTTCTCTTCATTGAGGATGAAACCAAACGTAAACGTGGGAATGGTGGTGATGCCATTTTCTCCATCAACGTTGAAACCTGTGAAGCTGTGTTGTGTTATGAGCTCAGATAAAGAAGAGTTTTCTGAAGTTAATTCGAATGAAGGTGAAAAAACGAGTGGTGTTGATCCTATTAAGCTTGCATTTAATAAAGCTAAAGCTTATAAAGAATCGATTAAATCTAAGGACGGGTTTGGAATTAAGCAAAATGGTGCTGATGGAGATAGTTTAGTTAAAGAGAGTAATGTTGTTGATGGAGTGAAAAAGGAAGTGCCGGATTCTTTAAAGATTGCTATGGAGAAGGCGAAAAAGTATAAGCAAAATAAAGGAGTAGTTGTTAGTGAAACTGATCTAG GAGTTGAGAAAAGTGGTGTTGGGGAAGAAAATTCGGTTAAAGAGAGTAATGCTGTTGATGGAGGGAAAAAGGATATGCCGGTTTCTCTAAAGATTGCTATGGAGAAGGCGAAAAAGTATAAGCAGAATAAAGGAGTTGAAATTAGTGAAACAAATCAAG CTGAAAAAACAAGTGACGTTGATCCTATAAAGCTCGCATTTAATAAGGCTAAAGCTTATAAAGAAACGATTAAATCTAATTCCGATTTGGGAGTTGAGCAAAGTGTTGTTGGCGAAGAAAATTCAGTTAAAGAGAGTAATGCAGTTGATGGAGGGAAAAAGGATGTGCCGGTTGCTTTGAAGATTGCTATGGAGAAGGCGAAAAAGTATAAGCAGAATAAAGGAGTTGAAGTTAGTGAAACAAATGAAG GATTGCCAGGAGGGAGTGAGAGGACTTGGGAAGAAAACGTGAATGACAATAATGTTGGCAAGAAGGGAGGACTGTCTGTTTCAAGGATTGATTTTGTGGGGCTTGACTTTGCGGATAATAAGAAGACAAGGGGATTGCCACCTGGATTGGTTCCTTTTACAGACTCCTTTTTAGATAGTGATTTGCCTGAGGTGGAGCTTATTGTTGGAAATGCAGACAACTTCAATGCAAAAACAACAGCTCCACAACCTGAACAGACAATGGAAGATGAGTCAGAACTGTACAAGCCAAAAGTTTCTACATGGGGTGTATTCCCTAGACCTGCCAATATTTCAAAAACA TTTGGAGGTGGAAGAGTTATACGTCCTGGAGATATTTTAGAGACTGATGAAGAAAAAGCTGCTAAAGAAGAGCGCACAAAGACGCAGCTTGCTGCTTACAagaaaaaatatggattatatATTGACCCAAAGCTAAAATCCGAGTGTGAGGAG ATATTGAAGGACGGTGACTTGTTAATGGATGCGGGAAAACTGAGGGATGCATTACCCTACTATGAGAAGGTTATCGACAAATTACCTTTCCAG GAAAACTAG
- the LOC123916763 gene encoding uncharacterized protein LOC123916763 gives MEVITTKYLPLLAIYLILLHHQITIAYEIVPNDNINKVCARVPNKDLCVQVLTSDPLSQHASLQDLGMISLKVASANATGILTEVKLMINDPDLNPGIQQGLADCKATLLDAESQLEDTMAALLSKSKQDAQVWLKAALAAIDTCDASIPGDDDIISKQSVVFRQLCEIAVAISKAMTKDSQALGQAPGQAQVPSQQTFRPLLN, from the coding sequence atggaagtcATTACTACAAAATACTTACCTCTCTTGGCTATCTACCTTATTTTACTACATCACCAAATCACCATTGCATATGAAATTGTACCCAATGACAATATTAACAAAGTATGTGCACGAGTACCAAACAAGGATCTATGTGTCCAGGTCCTTACATCAGACCCATTGAGCCAACACGCGTCTCTACAAGACTTGGGTATGATATCGCTAAAGGTGGCCTCTGCAAATGCGACCGGGATACTAACCGAGGTGAAattgatgatcaatgatccggATTTGAACCCTGGAATTCAACAAGGTTTGGCTGATTGCAAGGCGACGTTATTAGATGCGGAAAGTCAGCTTGAGGATACCATGGCTGCTCTTTTGTCGAAGTCAAAACAGGATGCTCAAGTATGGCTGAAAGCAGCTTTGGCTGCAATTGATACATGTGATGCTTCAATTCCTGGTGATGATGATATTATATCTAAACAGAGTGTAGTTTTTCGTCAATTGTGCGAAATTGCTGTTGCCATTAGTAAGGCTATGACCAAAGATTCTCAAGCCCTAGGCCAAGCCCCGGGACAAGCCCAGGTGCCGTCCCAACAAACTTTCAGGCCCCTGCTGAATTGA
- the LOC123916425 gene encoding uncharacterized protein LOC123916425 isoform X1: MASSLLQSSSSSCSWFSSLRMKPNVNVGMVVMPFSPSTLKPVKLCCVMSSDKEEFSEVNSNEGEKTSGVDPIKLAFNKAKAYKESIKSKDGFGIKQNGADGDSLVKESNVVDGVKKEVPDSLKIAMEKAKKYKQNKGVVVSETDLGVEKSGVGEENSVKESNAVDGGKKDMPVSLKIAMEKAKKYKQNKGVEISETNQAEKTSDVDPIKLAFNKAKAYKETIKSNSDLGVEQSVVGEENSVKESNAVDGGKKDVPVALKIAMEKAKKYKQNKGVEVSETNEGLPGGSERTWEENVNDNNVGKKGGLSVSRIDFVGLDFADNKKTRGLPPGLVPFTDSFLDSDLPEVELIVGNADNFNAKTTAPQPEQTMEDESELYKPKVSTWGVFPRPANISKTFGGGRVIRPGDILETDEEKAAKEERTKTQLAAYKKKYGLYIDPKLKSECEEILKDGDLLMDAGKLRDALPYYEKVIDKLPFQSEIHGLAALQWAICQDSLSRPKEAQSMYEKLKSHPSVKVGKKARHFAYSFQAMEMMKVKGGSSRYTKNTFYQSYFDAFVENKSYYPLKVKDEVAQESDMNQVFLYILFLISPIFVVLLLAVQKRI, from the exons atgGCTTCTTCTTTGTtacaatcttcttcttcatcgtGTTCATGGTTCTCTTCATTGAGGATGAAACCAAACGTAAACGTGGGAATGGTGGTGATGCCATTTTCTCCATCAACGTTGAAACCTGTGAAGCTGTGTTGTGTTATGAGCTCAGATAAAGAAGAGTTTTCTGAAGTTAATTCGAATGAAGGTGAAAAAACGAGTGGTGTTGATCCTATTAAGCTTGCATTTAATAAAGCTAAAGCTTATAAAGAATCGATTAAATCTAAGGACGGGTTTGGAATTAAGCAAAATGGTGCTGATGGAGATAGTTTAGTTAAAGAGAGTAATGTTGTTGATGGAGTGAAAAAGGAAGTGCCGGATTCTTTAAAGATTGCTATGGAGAAGGCGAAAAAGTATAAGCAAAATAAAGGAGTAGTTGTTAGTGAAACTGATCTAG GAGTTGAGAAAAGTGGTGTTGGGGAAGAAAATTCGGTTAAAGAGAGTAATGCTGTTGATGGAGGGAAAAAGGATATGCCGGTTTCTCTAAAGATTGCTATGGAGAAGGCGAAAAAGTATAAGCAGAATAAAGGAGTTGAAATTAGTGAAACAAATCAAG CTGAAAAAACAAGTGACGTTGATCCTATAAAGCTCGCATTTAATAAGGCTAAAGCTTATAAAGAAACGATTAAATCTAATTCCGATTTGGGAGTTGAGCAAAGTGTTGTTGGCGAAGAAAATTCAGTTAAAGAGAGTAATGCAGTTGATGGAGGGAAAAAGGATGTGCCGGTTGCTTTGAAGATTGCTATGGAGAAGGCGAAAAAGTATAAGCAGAATAAAGGAGTTGAAGTTAGTGAAACAAATGAAG GATTGCCAGGAGGGAGTGAGAGGACTTGGGAAGAAAACGTGAATGACAATAATGTTGGCAAGAAGGGAGGACTGTCTGTTTCAAGGATTGATTTTGTGGGGCTTGACTTTGCGGATAATAAGAAGACAAGGGGATTGCCACCTGGATTGGTTCCTTTTACAGACTCCTTTTTAGATAGTGATTTGCCTGAGGTGGAGCTTATTGTTGGAAATGCAGACAACTTCAATGCAAAAACAACAGCTCCACAACCTGAACAGACAATGGAAGATGAGTCAGAACTGTACAAGCCAAAAGTTTCTACATGGGGTGTATTCCCTAGACCTGCCAATATTTCAAAAACA TTTGGAGGTGGAAGAGTTATACGTCCTGGAGATATTTTAGAGACTGATGAAGAAAAAGCTGCTAAAGAAGAGCGCACAAAGACGCAGCTTGCTGCTTACAagaaaaaatatggattatatATTGACCCAAAGCTAAAATCCGAGTGTGAGGAG ATATTGAAGGACGGTGACTTGTTAATGGATGCGGGAAAACTGAGGGATGCATTACCCTACTATGAGAAGGTTATCGACAAATTACCTTTCCAG AGTGAGATCCATGGATTAGCTGCTTTACAATGGGCGATTTGTCAAGACTCTCTTAGTAG GCCTAAAGAAGCTCAAAGTATGTATGAAAAGCTAAAATCTCACCCAAGTGTTAAAGTAGGCAAGAAAGCAAGACACTTCGCGTACAGCTTTCAG GCTATGGAAATGATGAAGGTGAAGGGAGGATCTTCGCGTTATACAAAGAACACATTCTACCAGAGTTATTTTGATGCATTTGTAGAAAATAAATCATACTACCCCCTTAAAGTTAAAGATGAAGTGGCTCAAGAAAGTGATATGAATCAGGTTTTTCTGTatattctttttctcatttctcCTATTTTTGTTGTACTACTTCTTGCAGTGCAGAAAAGAATAtaa
- the LOC123913923 gene encoding basic transcription factor 3-like, whose amino-acid sequence MNREKLMKMAGSVRTGGKGTVRRKKKAVHKTTTTDDKRLQSTLKRIGVNAIPQIEEVNIFKDDVVIQFLNPKVQASIAANTWVVSGTPQTKKLQDILPSIIHQLGPDNLENLKKLAEQYQKQAPEAGAAGSATAQEENDDDVPELVPGETFETAAEEAKDS is encoded by the exons ATGAATCGTGAAAAGTTGATGAAGATGGCCGGTTCAGTTCGAACTGGTGGAAAGGGTACAGTTAGAAG AAAGAAGAAGGCTGTCCACAAGACAACAACTACCGATGACAAAAGGCTTCAGAGCACCCTTAAGAGAATAGGTGTGAATGCCATCCCTCAAATTGAGGAAGTCAATATCTTTAAGGATGATGTTGTTATCCAGTTCTTAAACCCCAAAG TTCAAGCATCTATTGCTGCTAATACATGGGTTGTTAGTGGTACTCCTCAAACAAAGA AGTTGCAGGATATTCTCCCTAGCATTATCCATCAATTAG GACCAGATAATTTGGAAAATTTGAAGAAGCTAGCGGAGCAATACCAGAAGCAAGCTCCTGAAGCAGGTGCTGCTGGTTCAGCCACAGCACAAGAGgagaatgatgatgatgttccAGAGCTTGTCCCAGGAGAGACTTTTGAGACAGCTGCTGAGGAGGCCAAGGATAGTTAG